In one window of Drosophila mauritiana strain mau12 chromosome X, ASM438214v1, whole genome shotgun sequence DNA:
- the LOC117147606 gene encoding uncharacterized protein LOC117147606 isoform X4, whose translation MPVVKQRKMSRFKMSPGAHLQMSPQNTSSLSQHHPHQQQQLQPPQQQQQHFPNHHSAQQQSQQQQQQQEQQNPQQQAQQQQQILPHQHLQHLHKHPHQLQLHQQQQQQLHQQQQQHFHQQSLQGLHQGSSNPDSNMSTGSSHSEKDVNDMLSGGAATPGAAAAAIQQQHPAFAPTLGMQQPPPPPPQHSNNGGEMGYLSAGTTTTTSVLTVGKPRTPAERKRKRKMPPCATSADEAGSGGGSGGAGATVVNNSSLKGKSLAFRDMPKVNMSLNLGDRLGGSAGSGVGAGGAGSGGGGAGSGSGSGGGKSARLMLPVNDNKKINDYFNKQQTGVGVGVVGGAGGNTAGLRGSHTGGGSKSPSSAQQQQQQQQTAAQQQGSGVATGGSAGGSAGNQVQVQTSSAYALYPPASPQTQTSQQQQQQQPGSDFHYVNSSKAQQQQQRQQQQTSNQMVPPHVVVGLGGHPLSLASIQQQTPLSQQQQQQQQQQQQQQLGPPTTSTASVVPTHPHQLGSLGVVGMVGVGVGVGVGVNVGVGPPLPPPPPMAMPAAIITYSKATQTEVSLHELQEREAEHESGKVKLDEMTRLSDEQKSQIVGNQKTIDQHKCHIAKCIDVVKKLLKEKSSIEKKEARQKCMQNRLRLGQFVTQRVGATFQENWTDGYAFQELSRRQEEITAEREEIDRQKKQLMKKRPAESGRKRNNNSNQNNQQQQQQQHQQQQQQQNSNSNDSTQLTSGVVTGPGSDRVSVSVDSGLSGNNAGAIGGGTVGGGVGGGGVGGGGVGGGGGRGLSRSNSTQANQAQLLHNGGGGSGGNVGNSGGVGDRLSDRGGGGGGLGGNDSGSCSDSGTFLKPDPVSGAYTAQEYYEYDEILKLRQNALKKEDADLQLEMEKLERERNLHIRELKRILNEDQSRFNNHPVLNDRYLLLMLLGKGGFSEVHKAFDLKEQRYVACKVHQLNKDWKEDKKANYIKHALREYNIHKALDHPRVVKLYDVFEIDANSFCTVLEYCDGHDLDFYLKQHKTIPEREARSIIMQVVSALKYLNEIKPPVIHYDLKPGNILLTEGNVCGEIKITDFGLSKVMDDENYNPDHGMDLTSQGAGTYWYLPPECFVVGKNPPKISSKVDVWSVGVIFYQCLYGKKPFGHNQSQATILEENTILKATEVQFSNKPTVSNEAKSFIRGCLAYRKEDRMDVFALARHEYIQPPIPKHGRGSLNQQQQAQQQQQQQQQQQQQQSSTSQANSTGQTSFSAHMFGNMNQSSSS comes from the exons ATGTCCCCCGGCGCCCATTTGCAGATGTCCCCGCAGAACACTTCGTCCCTAAGTCAACACCATCCACATCAACAGCAACAGTTACAACccccacagcagcaacaacagcattTCCCTAACCATCACAGCGCccagcagcagtcgcagcagcagcagcagcaacaggagcaaCAGAATCCCCAGCAGCAggcgcaacagcagcagcagatacTCCCACATCAACATTTGCAGCACCTGCACAAGCATCCGCATCAGCTGCAActgcatcagcagcagcaacaacaactccaccagcaacagcagcaacacttCCACCAGCAGTCGCTGCAAGGGCTGCATCAGGGTAGCAGCAATCCGGATTCGAATATGAGCACTGGCTCCTCGCATAGCGAGAAGGATGTCAATGATATGCTGAGTGGCGGTGCAGCAACGCcaggagctgcagcagcagcgattCAACAGCAACATCCCGCCTTTGCGCCCACACTGGGAATGCAGCAaccaccgccgccaccacctCAACACTCCAATAATGGAGGCGAGATGGGCTACTTGTCGGCAGGCACGACCACGACGACGTCGGTGTTAACGGTAGGCAAACCTCGGACGCCAGCggagcggaaacggaagcgaAAAATGCCGCCATGTGCCACTAGTGCGGATGAGGCGGGGAGTGGCGGTGGCTCTGGCGGAGCAGGAGCAACCGTTGTTAACAACAGCAGCCTGAAGGGCAAATCATTGGCCTTTCGTGATATGCCCAAGGTAAACATGAGCCTGAATCTGGGCGATCGTCTGGGAGGATCTGCAGGTAGCGGAGTAGGAGCGGGTGGCGCAGGAAGCGGGGGAGGTGGCGCTGGTTCCGGTTCTGGAAGCGGTGGCGGCAAAAGCGCCCGCCTGATGCTGCCAGTCAACGACAACAAGAAGATCAACGACTATTTCAATAAGCAGCAAACGGGCGTGGGCGTCGGTGTGGTAGGTGGTGCGGGAGGCAATACCGCTGGCCTCCGAGGATCACATACGGGAGGTGGCAGCAAGTCACCCTCAtccgcccagcagcagcaacagcagcagcaaacggCGGCACAGCAGCAGGGAAGCGGTGTTGCGACGGGAGGCAGTGCAGGCGGTTCCGCTGGCAACCAGGTGCAAGTGCAAACGAGCAGCGCTTACGCCCTTTACCCACCAGCTAGTCCCCAAACCCAGACGtcacagcaacagcagcaacagcaaccggGATCAGACTTTCACTATGTCAACTCCAGCAAggcgcagcaacaacagcagcgccAACAGCAACAGACTTCCAATCAAATGGTTCCTCCACACGTGGTCGTTGGCCTTGGTGGTCATCCACTGAGCCTCGCGTCCATTCAGCAGCAGACGCCCTTatcccagcagcaacagcagcaacaacagcagcagcaacagcagcaattgGGACCACCGACCACATCGACGGCCTCCGTCGTGCCAACGCATCCGCATCAACTCGGATCCCTGGGAGTTGTTGGGATGGTCGGTGTGGGTGTTGGCGTGGGCGTTGGAGTAAATGTGGGTGTGGGACCACcactgccaccaccaccgccgatGGCCATGCCGGCGGCCATTATCACTTATAGTAAGGCCACTCAAACGGAGGTGTCGCTGCATGAATTGCAAGAGCGCGAAGCGGAGCACGAATCGGGCAAGGTGAAGCTAGACGAGATGACACGGCTGTCCGATGAACAAAAGTCCCAAATTGTTGGCAACCAGAAGACGATTGACCAGCACAAGTGCCACATAGCCAAGTGTATTGATGTGGTCAAGAAGCTGTTGAAGGAGAAGAGCAGCATCGAGAAGAAGGAGGCGCGACAGAAGTGCATGCAGAATCGCCTAAGGCTCGGACAGTTTGTTACCCAACGAGTGGGCGCCACATTCCAG GAGAACTGGACGGACGGCTATGCGTTCCAGGAGCTGAGTCGGCGGCAAGAAGAAATAACCGCTGAGCGTGAAGAGATAGATCGGCAGAAAAAGCAGCTGATGAAAAAGCGTCCGGCGGAGTCCGGACGCaaacgcaacaacaacagcaaccagaacaaccagcagcagcagcaacagcaacaccagcaacagcagcagcaacaaaattcCAACTCGAACGATTCCACGCAGCTGACGAGCGGAGTTGTTACCGGTCCAGGCAGTGATCGTGTGAGCGTAAGCGTCGACAGCGGATTGAGTGGCAATAATGCGGGCGCGATCGGTGGCGGAACCGTTGGTGGTGGCGTTGGAGGTGGTGGTGTTGGAGgcggtggtgtcggtggcggcgGTGGACGTGGACTTTCTCGCAGCAATTCGACGCAGGCCAATCAGGCTCAATTGCTGCACAACGGCGGTGGTGGTTCGGGCGGCAATGTCGGCAACTCGGGCGGCGTTGGCGACCGCTTGTCagatcgaggaggaggaggtggcggCCTCGGCGGAAACGATAGCGGCAGCTGCTCGGACTCGGGCACTTTCCTGAAGCCAGACCCCGTATCGGGTGCCTACACAGCGCAGGAGTACTACGAGTACGATGAGATCCTCAAGTTGCGACAAAATGCCCTCAAAAAGGAGGACGCCGACCTGCAGCTGGAGATGGAGAAGCTGGAGCGGGAGCGCAATCTGCACATCCGAGAGCTCAAGCGGATTCTTAACGAGGATCAG TCCCGCTTCAACAATCATCCCGTGCTGAATGATCGCTATCTTCTGTTGATGCTTCTGGGCAAGGGCGGCTTCTCAGAGGTCCACAAGGCCTTCGACCTGAAGGAGCAACGCTATGTCGCATGTAAGGTGCACCAATTAAACAAGGATTGGAAGGAGGATAAGAAAGCTAATTATATCAA ACACGCTTTGCGGGAATACAACATTCACAAGGCACTGGATCATCCGCGGGTCGTCAAGCTATACGATGTCTTCGAGATCGATGCGAATTCCTTTTGCACAGTGCTCGAATACTGTGATGGACACGATCTGGACTTCTATTTGAAGCAACATAAGACTATACCCGAGCGTGAAGCGCGCTCGATAATAATGCAG GTTGTATCTGCACTCAAGTATCTAAATGAGATTAAGCCTCCAGTTATCCACTACGATCTGAAGCCCGGCAACATTCTGCTTACCGAGGGCAACGTCTGCGGCGAGATTAAGATCACCGACTTCGGTCTGTCAAAGGTGATGGACGACGAGAATTACAATCCCGATCACGGCATGGATCTGACCTCTCAGGGGGCGGGAACCTACTG GTATCTGCCACCCGAGTGCTTTGTCGTGGGCAAAAATCCGCCGAAAATCTCCTCCAAAGTGGACGTGTGGAGTGTGGGTGTTATCTTCTACCAGTGTCTGTACGGCAAAAAGCCCTTCGGTCACAATCAGTCGCAGGCCACGATTCTCGAGGAGAATACGATCCTGAAGGCCACCGAAGTGCAGTTCTCCAACAAGCCAACCGTTTCTAACGAGGCCAAG AGTTTCATTCGGGGATGCTTGGCATATCGCAAGGAGGATCGCATGGATGTGTTCGCACTGGCCAGGCACGAGTACATTCAGCCACCGATACCGAAACATGGACGCGGTTCGCTcaatcagcaacagcaggcgcaacaacagcagcagcaacaacagcaacagcagcagcaacagtcgTCGACGTCACAGGCCAATTCTACAGGCCAGACATCGTTCTCTGCCCACATGTTTGGCAATATGAATCAGTCGAGTTCGTCCTAG
- the LOC117147606 gene encoding uncharacterized protein LOC117147606 isoform X5 produces MCVQKNMRRLKKMSPGAHLQMSPQNTSSLSQHHPHQQQQLQPPQQQQQHFPNHHSAQQQSQQQQQQQEQQNPQQQAQQQQQILPHQHLQHLHKHPHQLQLHQQQQQQLHQQQQQHFHQQSLQGLHQGSSNPDSNMSTGSSHSEKDVNDMLSGGAATPGAAAAAIQQQHPAFAPTLGMQQPPPPPPQHSNNGGEMGYLSAGTTTTTSVLTVGKPRTPAERKRKRKMPPCATSADEAGSGGGSGGAGATVVNNSSLKGKSLAFRDMPKVNMSLNLGDRLGGSAGSGVGAGGAGSGGGGAGSGSGSGGGKSARLMLPVNDNKKINDYFNKQQTGVGVGVVGGAGGNTAGLRGSHTGGGSKSPSSAQQQQQQQQTAAQQQGSGVATGGSAGGSAGNQVQVQTSSAYALYPPASPQTQTSQQQQQQQPGSDFHYVNSSKAQQQQQRQQQQTSNQMVPPHVVVGLGGHPLSLASIQQQTPLSQQQQQQQQQQQQQQLGPPTTSTASVVPTHPHQLGSLGVVGMVGVGVGVGVGVNVGVGPPLPPPPPMAMPAAIITYSKATQTEVSLHELQEREAEHESGKVKLDEMTRLSDEQKSQIVGNQKTIDQHKCHIAKCIDVVKKLLKEKSSIEKKEARQKCMQNRLRLGQFVTQRVGATFQENWTDGYAFQELSRRQEEITAEREEIDRQKKQLMKKRPAESGRKRNNNSNQNNQQQQQQQHQQQQQQQNSNSNDSTQLTSGVVTGPGSDRVSVSVDSGLSGNNAGAIGGGTVGGGVGGGGVGGGGVGGGGGRGLSRSNSTQANQAQLLHNGGGGSGGNVGNSGGVGDRLSDRGGGGGGLGGNDSGSCSDSGTFLKPDPVSGAYTAQEYYEYDEILKLRQNALKKEDADLQLEMEKLERERNLHIRELKRILNEDQSRFNNHPVLNDRYLLLMLLGKGGFSEVHKAFDLKEQRYVACKVHQLNKDWKEDKKANYIKHALREYNIHKALDHPRVVKLYDVFEIDANSFCTVLEYCDGHDLDFYLKQHKTIPEREARSIIMQVVSALKYLNEIKPPVIHYDLKPGNILLTEGNVCGEIKITDFGLSKVMDDENYNPDHGMDLTSQGAGTYWYLPPECFVVGKNPPKISSKVDVWSVGVIFYQCLYGKKPFGHNQSQATILEENTILKATEVQFSNKPTVSNEAKSFIRGCLAYRKEDRMDVFALARHEYIQPPIPKHGRGSLNQQQQAQQQQQQQQQQQQQQSSTSQANSTGQTSFSAHMFGNMNQSSSS; encoded by the exons ATGTGTGTGCAGAAAAATATGCGGCGCTTAAAAAAG ATGTCCCCCGGCGCCCATTTGCAGATGTCCCCGCAGAACACTTCGTCCCTAAGTCAACACCATCCACATCAACAGCAACAGTTACAACccccacagcagcaacaacagcattTCCCTAACCATCACAGCGCccagcagcagtcgcagcagcagcagcagcaacaggagcaaCAGAATCCCCAGCAGCAggcgcaacagcagcagcagatacTCCCACATCAACATTTGCAGCACCTGCACAAGCATCCGCATCAGCTGCAActgcatcagcagcagcaacaacaactccaccagcaacagcagcaacacttCCACCAGCAGTCGCTGCAAGGGCTGCATCAGGGTAGCAGCAATCCGGATTCGAATATGAGCACTGGCTCCTCGCATAGCGAGAAGGATGTCAATGATATGCTGAGTGGCGGTGCAGCAACGCcaggagctgcagcagcagcgattCAACAGCAACATCCCGCCTTTGCGCCCACACTGGGAATGCAGCAaccaccgccgccaccacctCAACACTCCAATAATGGAGGCGAGATGGGCTACTTGTCGGCAGGCACGACCACGACGACGTCGGTGTTAACGGTAGGCAAACCTCGGACGCCAGCggagcggaaacggaagcgaAAAATGCCGCCATGTGCCACTAGTGCGGATGAGGCGGGGAGTGGCGGTGGCTCTGGCGGAGCAGGAGCAACCGTTGTTAACAACAGCAGCCTGAAGGGCAAATCATTGGCCTTTCGTGATATGCCCAAGGTAAACATGAGCCTGAATCTGGGCGATCGTCTGGGAGGATCTGCAGGTAGCGGAGTAGGAGCGGGTGGCGCAGGAAGCGGGGGAGGTGGCGCTGGTTCCGGTTCTGGAAGCGGTGGCGGCAAAAGCGCCCGCCTGATGCTGCCAGTCAACGACAACAAGAAGATCAACGACTATTTCAATAAGCAGCAAACGGGCGTGGGCGTCGGTGTGGTAGGTGGTGCGGGAGGCAATACCGCTGGCCTCCGAGGATCACATACGGGAGGTGGCAGCAAGTCACCCTCAtccgcccagcagcagcaacagcagcagcaaacggCGGCACAGCAGCAGGGAAGCGGTGTTGCGACGGGAGGCAGTGCAGGCGGTTCCGCTGGCAACCAGGTGCAAGTGCAAACGAGCAGCGCTTACGCCCTTTACCCACCAGCTAGTCCCCAAACCCAGACGtcacagcaacagcagcaacagcaaccggGATCAGACTTTCACTATGTCAACTCCAGCAAggcgcagcaacaacagcagcgccAACAGCAACAGACTTCCAATCAAATGGTTCCTCCACACGTGGTCGTTGGCCTTGGTGGTCATCCACTGAGCCTCGCGTCCATTCAGCAGCAGACGCCCTTatcccagcagcaacagcagcaacaacagcagcagcaacagcagcaattgGGACCACCGACCACATCGACGGCCTCCGTCGTGCCAACGCATCCGCATCAACTCGGATCCCTGGGAGTTGTTGGGATGGTCGGTGTGGGTGTTGGCGTGGGCGTTGGAGTAAATGTGGGTGTGGGACCACcactgccaccaccaccgccgatGGCCATGCCGGCGGCCATTATCACTTATAGTAAGGCCACTCAAACGGAGGTGTCGCTGCATGAATTGCAAGAGCGCGAAGCGGAGCACGAATCGGGCAAGGTGAAGCTAGACGAGATGACACGGCTGTCCGATGAACAAAAGTCCCAAATTGTTGGCAACCAGAAGACGATTGACCAGCACAAGTGCCACATAGCCAAGTGTATTGATGTGGTCAAGAAGCTGTTGAAGGAGAAGAGCAGCATCGAGAAGAAGGAGGCGCGACAGAAGTGCATGCAGAATCGCCTAAGGCTCGGACAGTTTGTTACCCAACGAGTGGGCGCCACATTCCAG GAGAACTGGACGGACGGCTATGCGTTCCAGGAGCTGAGTCGGCGGCAAGAAGAAATAACCGCTGAGCGTGAAGAGATAGATCGGCAGAAAAAGCAGCTGATGAAAAAGCGTCCGGCGGAGTCCGGACGCaaacgcaacaacaacagcaaccagaacaaccagcagcagcagcaacagcaacaccagcaacagcagcagcaacaaaattcCAACTCGAACGATTCCACGCAGCTGACGAGCGGAGTTGTTACCGGTCCAGGCAGTGATCGTGTGAGCGTAAGCGTCGACAGCGGATTGAGTGGCAATAATGCGGGCGCGATCGGTGGCGGAACCGTTGGTGGTGGCGTTGGAGGTGGTGGTGTTGGAGgcggtggtgtcggtggcggcgGTGGACGTGGACTTTCTCGCAGCAATTCGACGCAGGCCAATCAGGCTCAATTGCTGCACAACGGCGGTGGTGGTTCGGGCGGCAATGTCGGCAACTCGGGCGGCGTTGGCGACCGCTTGTCagatcgaggaggaggaggtggcggCCTCGGCGGAAACGATAGCGGCAGCTGCTCGGACTCGGGCACTTTCCTGAAGCCAGACCCCGTATCGGGTGCCTACACAGCGCAGGAGTACTACGAGTACGATGAGATCCTCAAGTTGCGACAAAATGCCCTCAAAAAGGAGGACGCCGACCTGCAGCTGGAGATGGAGAAGCTGGAGCGGGAGCGCAATCTGCACATCCGAGAGCTCAAGCGGATTCTTAACGAGGATCAG TCCCGCTTCAACAATCATCCCGTGCTGAATGATCGCTATCTTCTGTTGATGCTTCTGGGCAAGGGCGGCTTCTCAGAGGTCCACAAGGCCTTCGACCTGAAGGAGCAACGCTATGTCGCATGTAAGGTGCACCAATTAAACAAGGATTGGAAGGAGGATAAGAAAGCTAATTATATCAA ACACGCTTTGCGGGAATACAACATTCACAAGGCACTGGATCATCCGCGGGTCGTCAAGCTATACGATGTCTTCGAGATCGATGCGAATTCCTTTTGCACAGTGCTCGAATACTGTGATGGACACGATCTGGACTTCTATTTGAAGCAACATAAGACTATACCCGAGCGTGAAGCGCGCTCGATAATAATGCAG GTTGTATCTGCACTCAAGTATCTAAATGAGATTAAGCCTCCAGTTATCCACTACGATCTGAAGCCCGGCAACATTCTGCTTACCGAGGGCAACGTCTGCGGCGAGATTAAGATCACCGACTTCGGTCTGTCAAAGGTGATGGACGACGAGAATTACAATCCCGATCACGGCATGGATCTGACCTCTCAGGGGGCGGGAACCTACTG GTATCTGCCACCCGAGTGCTTTGTCGTGGGCAAAAATCCGCCGAAAATCTCCTCCAAAGTGGACGTGTGGAGTGTGGGTGTTATCTTCTACCAGTGTCTGTACGGCAAAAAGCCCTTCGGTCACAATCAGTCGCAGGCCACGATTCTCGAGGAGAATACGATCCTGAAGGCCACCGAAGTGCAGTTCTCCAACAAGCCAACCGTTTCTAACGAGGCCAAG AGTTTCATTCGGGGATGCTTGGCATATCGCAAGGAGGATCGCATGGATGTGTTCGCACTGGCCAGGCACGAGTACATTCAGCCACCGATACCGAAACATGGACGCGGTTCGCTcaatcagcaacagcaggcgcaacaacagcagcagcaacaacagcaacagcagcagcaacagtcgTCGACGTCACAGGCCAATTCTACAGGCCAGACATCGTTCTCTGCCCACATGTTTGGCAATATGAATCAGTCGAGTTCGTCCTAG